The DNA segment TCGTCCATCGCGATGCTGATCTCGATCCAGGCCGTGTCGGTCGTCGAAAAGGCGGCCGAGGCAGCGCCGGCGGAGGACGCGGCTATCGAGGCGGCGCCGGCCGAGGGCGCGGGTATCGCAGGTGCGCCGACGGAGGACGCGGCGACTGACGGCGATGCGGAGGGCCGGGTGGCCGGTTGCGCGGGCTCGGAGCAGGCGGTGAGGCCTGATGTGAGAACCACGGTGAGAGCTGCGACGACGATGGCGCGGCCGGCGGTGGGGAATGGGGGGTCATTTGGTGGCACCGGGGCAGTGTCTGGTTCCGGAACCGGGCGTGTCAATGGTTTCTATTGACGTTCGGCAACGTGGGCGAAACAATCGCCGAACTTGGAGAGCGCTTTCCGAGTCCCTTCCCCCGAATTGGTGCGAGCATGAGAAAAGATCATGAGTAAACGGCTGGCGACACTGGTCGCGCTCGTTGCTGCTGTCGTCGGACTGGCGGGGGTCGCTCCCGCGCGGGCCGCCGAAGTGCTGCTCTCTCAGGGCAAGCCCGTCGTCGCCTCGTCACAGGAGGGCGACGCCTGGGCGGCCGCCAACGTCGTCGACGGCAACGCCGGGACCCGCTGGTCGAGTCAGTTCTCCGACCCTCAGTGGATCAGGATCGACCTCGGCGCGGTCACCGGGATCACCCGCGTCGTGCTGAGCTGGGAGGGAGCGTTCGGTAAGACGTACGACATCCAGACCTCGAACGACGGCAGCGCCTGGACCACCGTCAAGGCCGTGAGCAATGGTGCCGGAGGCACCGAGTCGATCAACGCAAGCGGAAATGGCCGTTACATCCGGCTCAACCTGACGCAACGAGGGACCGGCTACGGCTACTCGCTCTGGGAGTTCCAGGTGTTCGGGACGGACGGCGGGAGTACGCCGCCGCAGGATGCCTTCACCACCATCTGGAGCGACACCTTCGACGGGCCGGCGAACACCAGCCCGAGCAGCGCGAACTGGCTGATGCGGACCGGCACGCAGTACCCGGGCGGCGCCGCGAACTGGGGGACCGGCTCGGTCGAGACCGCCAGTGATGCGACGGCGAACGTCGCGCTCGACGGCGCCGGGAAGCTGAACATCACGGCGATCCGCGACGGCGGCGGCAGGTGGACGTCGGGCCGGATCGAGACGCAGCGGGCCGACTTCACGCCGCAACGCGGTGAGCAGCTGAAATTCACCGCCGTGCTGAAGCAGCCCAGTGTCGCGAACGGGCTCGGGTACTGGCCGGGATTCCGGGCGACCGGCGCGGCCTATCGGGGGAACTTCACGAACTGGCCGGGCGTCGGCGAGACCGACATCATGACCGACGTGAACGGGCGCGGGCAGCTCGCGCAGACGCTGCACTGCGGGACGGCGCCCGACGGGGTGTGCGCCGAGTACAACGGGCGGTCGTCGGGGTTCGCGACCTGCGACGGCTGCCAGAGCGGCTACCACGAGTACGCGCAGGTCATCGACCGGACGAAGACCGACGAGGAGATCCGGTTCTACCTCGACGGCAGGCAGACCTGGGTGGTCCGCGAGTCGCAGGTCGGCGTGGCGGCGTGGCAGGCGGCCGTGCATCACGGCTTCTACCTGCGGTTCGACCTGGCGATCGGCGGCTCGCTGCCGAACGCGATCAACAACGGCCGGACGACGCCGACCAGCGCGACGACGTCGGGTGGAGTGCTGAGCGTCGACTCGGTGTCGGTCTCCCGCCTGACGGCTCAAGCCGCCCCCGAGATGTCCGATCCTCCCATTCCCGCCGGTCCGAGCGTCGTCAAGGTCACGGGGACGCAGGGGAACTGGCGACTGACCGTCAACGGAGCTCCGTGGCAGGTCAAGGGGATGACCTATGGTCCACCGCAGGGTGCCGCCGACGGGTACATGCGTGACCTGGCGAACATGGGTGTCAACACGATCCGCATCTGGGGTCCGGATGCGGCGACGCCTTCCCTGCTCGACACGGCTTCTCGCTACGGGATCAAGGTCATCGTCGGGTTGTGGCTGAACCACGGTGCCGACTATGTGAACGACGCGGCCTACAAGAGCGCGGCAAGAGCGGACATCCTCAAGGCGGTCAACGACCTGAAGGGCAGGCAAGGCGTTCTGCTCTGGGATGTCGGCAACGAGGTCATCCTCGAGATGCAGAACTACGGTCTCGCCGCTGACGTCGTCGAAGCGCGACGGGTGGCGTACGCGAAATTCGTGAACGAGATCGCCGTTGCCATCCACGCCGCCGACCCGAA comes from the Actinoplanes sp. OR16 genome and includes:
- a CDS encoding discoidin domain-containing protein, which encodes MSKRLATLVALVAAVVGLAGVAPARAAEVLLSQGKPVVASSQEGDAWAAANVVDGNAGTRWSSQFSDPQWIRIDLGAVTGITRVVLSWEGAFGKTYDIQTSNDGSAWTTVKAVSNGAGGTESINASGNGRYIRLNLTQRGTGYGYSLWEFQVFGTDGGSTPPQDAFTTIWSDTFDGPANTSPSSANWLMRTGTQYPGGAANWGTGSVETASDATANVALDGAGKLNITAIRDGGGRWTSGRIETQRADFTPQRGEQLKFTAVLKQPSVANGLGYWPGFRATGAAYRGNFTNWPGVGETDIMTDVNGRGQLAQTLHCGTAPDGVCAEYNGRSSGFATCDGCQSGYHEYAQVIDRTKTDEEIRFYLDGRQTWVVRESQVGVAAWQAAVHHGFYLRFDLAIGGSLPNAINNGRTTPTSATTSGGVLSVDSVSVSRLTAQAAPEMSDPPIPAGPSVVKVTGTQGNWRLTVNGAPWQVKGMTYGPPQGAADGYMRDLANMGVNTIRIWGPDAATPSLLDTASRYGIKVIVGLWLNHGADYVNDAAYKSAARADILKAVNDLKGRQGVLLWDVGNEVILEMQNYGLAADVVEARRVAYAKFVNEIAVAIHAADPNHPVTSTDAYTHAWTYYKPHAPDLDLLAVNSYGAIDTVKRDWIAGGHTKPYILTEGGPAGEWEVPNDVNGVPAEPSDAAKKSGYTYAWNAITGHPGVALGATLFHYGLENDFGGVWLNTTTGGWRRLGYHAVRQAYTGQSAPNTPPEISAMTVSTPTSVPAGGTFTVTVSANDPQGDLLRYNLMAGDKHITGNRGLSHLTFEKTGSGTFSVRAPEALGVWKVYVYAYDGHGNVGIEQRSFRVVPPAVPGTDLSRGRPVTASSHQPTGTNGPQLPAYAVDGDYGTRWASEWVDAAWLQVDLGSVQSFNRVRLAWEAAYATAYTIQVSDDGVNFRTIHTVAGADGGFDELAVSGTGRYVRVNGTARATTYGYSLWEFGVYRA